The Perca fluviatilis chromosome 17, GENO_Pfluv_1.0, whole genome shotgun sequence region AGTCTGTTTACATGGTTTATATTCGACTGACACAGTAACTGCATGTTCCCAACATAGAAACTAACATTTATACATGCATAAAGCAAGGTTTGTATTGTCCAAAAACcgaaataaatgtttaaaaatgacgAGCAAAATAATACATTACCTCCTCTCAGCTAGTCTGGCGCGGACTGAGAGAAGCAACTGAATGACGGCACGAGGCCTGCGacgtaaataaaatataaataaatataggcAATAAAACACATCTTAAACATATAGAAAACAATATTCATCAGGATTTGGTGATATTTCAACCGTAAAAGTAAAGATAATTTCAACCTGGTTACATAAACATCAAAAAGCTTCTTCTTTGTAAGGATATTGCTCGATTCTGAAGCCACAATTATAACATCCTTTGAACACAAGTTTGACTTGTACAGTACATTCTTAACAGAAAGCATACCTGCTAAAAGATAAGTAGTGTAGGCAAAacctagcctggaaatccagacccaaatccaaaAGATgaagggtctggcaatgagtaacaaaaatggcccaactcgaggggcggcaccaagcatgcatttgaaatttttaatctcactgcacgcaattggataacactacgagcCCCATAcacttagctaccagaggagctaactggtagatttaACTGATTTTACTAAaccatctgtttagctcgcctctggcccacctatatcagatacactgatgtgattggtgcagcttggctacaagggcatagttaatgagcatcattactgaatgccagagaGACTCGCTGAGctaattcaaattgtgctctcgcgagaactggatttccagggtagagacacacacacacacacacacacacacacacacacacacacacacacacacacacacacacacacacacacacacacacacacacacacacacacacacacacacctctgctgTGCATTTCCCACGGCCATATTAGACAGTCTGCCCCACTGTCTCCTTCCACCACAGAGAGTCTGCTTTCCACCTTATCCTCAAGGATGCGCTCCTCATCTGCAACCTGCTCATTGTACagcttgattttttttcaaacagttTTTTCTTATCTTCCCCCAATTTCCTTCCTTGCAACTGTCGAATTTTGTTGTCTATAGTTACAAAGCAGAGAAAACATAATGCacaagtgtgtgtatgcagATATGAAAAATGCAATACTGTTAAAGCCTTATACTTAAAATAATTTAACAATTGAtaaatcaaaaaagaaaaacaaattaattaaaagaCATAATAGCCCTAGTATCTGTACAAATTCAAAAGAAATAGATTTTAAAACTAAGGACTTCTAGATACAGAAATAAACAATCCAGATAAGATATCTGCAAGTGATATAAATGACAATATTAGATCAGTTATCAACATACCAGTCTGATTATAAAGGCTGGCTTTTCTGTGATGAACTGCAAGAAACATTTCTTCAATTGATTCCTGAAGAGGTTGTTGGTCATCACATCTGGTACCTGCAGaatcttaaaatacaaaatcaatataaacaacaaaaaacaaaacaaatctgatCTATCTTTTAGGTTGTACAAGCAAAAGCTAATGGCTGGGGAAGGAGCAGGAGGTGCAGGGCCATGCAAGGAAACAAGTCTGAGTCATATACTATAATTGACTATCACAATACATTAGAAAACTATGTAAAAGAATGTCCATAAAATATTATACCATCAGAAGCCCATTCTCTGACATCATGAACCCACTGATGCACCATGTTCTCAGGGCAACCAAGTTGACTGCTCAAATCTTCCAGTCTCTGAGACTCAGCCTCCGCCTTTTCACAAgtctacagtaaaaaaaaaagcaagattTTTAAGATGTTATCTTCAATGGGTAAGACAAATCATAGAggctttatactgtatatacagtatctaagaCACATTGGTCAAACAGGACATTGGTTTTATATGAATATGGTCAGTAAACCTGATCACATGGTCTCATGTTATTATGTCAATACCTTGACGTATCTGCTGGATAATGCAAGATGAAGGCCATCCTGCTTCCGTCGGTTCCATCCAATAGCATGGACTGTTAACATGTCATTCCTGGCTTTTTAAACATAATTAATAAAGTGATGGAGGAAAGTCCCATTAATGGTCATCGTTTTTCAGATAATCAACTTCTTCACAGTTGAGCTTTAATTTCAGATAAATGTAACAGTCATAGGGGATTATTTAGAGTTTTATTTTACACAAAGACTAGATCGATTTACCAGATTTTGTCATGTACTTGGTTGTGAGGGCACAACGACAGAGGTAGCTGTTTACCATTTCGACCTCCTCCCCTGCAGTTGTACCAGCACCCTCTTGATTTTTGCCACTCCAGATTATCTAACAAAACAGTATGGGCATTTATTTTATAATCATATGTATTATACATAAAGGTTACCATTTAAATGTGTATGATAAATAACATGTAGTACCTTACTCTTTGTTGAATGGGCCTTGGCATGCATGACAGAAAGGAATGGCCTCATCTGTAGTAAAGGTCTGAGCTCTGACATGGAGACCGACAACTTTTCAAGGTAGGGCCAATACTTGCAAGCAATATCCGTGCAAAAGAACTGTCCATTTGTGGCTGTCTGAAGCTCCTTTTGCAGGAACAGCGGATAAGCAAATATTTCCCCCCTATACATGTTGAGGGCCTTCAATAGCACTCTGTGTCGGCAAACAACCACCTCAATGCCCTCTTCATCCAGTTTACTAGCTCTTCTGGCTGTCTCACATGCAGCAGACCACCGACTGGCTCCACAGATTCCTCTGCCGGCAGTCTGCATGACAAAACAGTTATGcttataacaaaaacaaaaaaaatgatccAATGTAATTACTTAATCCATCAGGATCATGGAGTCAGGTTACATTACACCAGAGAGCATCTTTATAATGATTGGAGACATTAAATATTTACTTTCAAAATACAGCTGGAGGTTTAGTCAGGACTCAAGGAGCTTCAGAAAATGCATCTTTCACTTTCCTTACTCCAGCTTAGCAAACAAAAACTCACTACTTATTACCGAAATCTAGCCACTTTGGATGTCACCACACATACCCAATTTCAAACCCAAAATTACTTGGATGAGATGCAACATATTGCTCAAATTGCTGGTTGGGAGATACTAGTCTGTTCCATTTAAGCTGACACCATCTGGTCTTGAGGGAAGAAATAACTCATTTGTAATGGAAAATCCTACATTTCAAGTTTTAAGCCATACATtgcaaaaacaatatataaatatttaactAACACTTTTCATTTTACTCCTGATCTCCTCAACAAAATGCTGTACTTCAGCTTCCTTGGCGATGAAAGTACCATCAAAATATGGTTGCTCTGacctaaataaaataagaaaaaagatcGTGTTCAGTGTAAGACATTATTTGTTCAATTCATTTGACTAAGTGTAGACCAACTAACCCTTTTGACTGTCGAAATCGGTACTGCTTTCTGTTGCCATCTGCACAAAGAGCTATCATGTTGGGTGTACATGCCGAGCAGGTGAAGTGCTCTACACTGGCCATATTCTCACAATGGTACTGGCAGAATGTGTACTCCAAATAATTCCTTTGGAATACATCTCCATGGATTTTGCCAGCCTATACATTTGCAGGTCAAATAGTTCTAAAATATTTTTACTTGAGGCAAGCAACTATTATCCACGCTGATCTTACCCTTCCAAATTGACAGGTCCTCTTCTCCAAAAAAACCTGACGCGAAAAACTGGGAGCCACAGTTTTCAACTCTTCAAATGAAGTAAAGACATCCACTGAAAACAATGTGTCAGCATTCACAGATGCTGGCCAGTACCCACTGCGTATGAGGTCGCTCATGTCAGGTGTCCACTGTGCCAGACATAATTTGCAAGACAAGTTTGGCAAGTGCAAATCATACCGacctataaaaagaaaaaagtagtaCATTTAATGCATGGTTATGTTGTGAAAATAACCCTGGACaggataagaaaaaaaatatataaaaagccatagttcaTACCATTTATGCAAACCATAATTATTGCTCTACCAGCCGATTCTGTTATGGTTGCAGGATCACACGTGCACAACTGGACAGTCCTCACTGTAGGCAAAAGACATACTGAAAGAGAGAAGTTCAAAAAATAGTGAGAAGCTttaaacaattattattattattaaatacaaattttaataaaaacaaggaCACAACTTCAACCACTTTATCAAAAAGATCAAAGCACTACCTTGATTGACCAGTGTATATCCGCCATCTTGCTTTACGCAGCACACTGTTGGCTCTATGGGCTTGTAAATTCCCCCAATGCAGGACTCCCTGTTatggagtgtgtgttttttgtggatgtgtgtgtcacACTCCGTACACAGCCACTCCTCTGGCATGCAGTCTCTGCATCGAATGATGGCAGGAGATGTGCAGTGGCTGCAGTTCTTTTCTGGAACCACGTTGCAGGACAGCAAGCAGCTCAGATGATGAGACCTCGCTTTCCGCCACT contains the following coding sequences:
- the LOC120544936 gene encoding uncharacterized protein LOC120544936 isoform X1, with amino-acid sequence MCQSAGQDEWRKARSHHLSCLLSCNVVPEKNCSHCTSPAIIRCRDCMPEEWLCTECDTHIHKKHTLHNRESCIGGIYKPIEPTVCCVKQDGGYTLVNQVCLLPTVRTVQLCTCDPATITESAGRAIIMVCINGRYDLHLPNLSCKLCLAQWTPDMSDLIRSGYWPASVNADTLFSVDVFTSFEELKTVAPSFSRQVFLEKRTCQFGRTAGRGICGASRWSAACETARRASKLDEEGIEVVVCRHRVLLKALNMYRGEIFAYPLFLQKELQTATNGQFFCTDIACKYWPYLEKLSVSMSELRPLLQMRPFLSVMHAKAHSTKSKIIWSGKNQEGAGTTAGEEVEMVNSYLCRCALTTKYMTKSARNDMLTVHAIGWNRRKQDGLHLALSSRYVKTCEKAEAESQRLEDLSSQLGCPENMVHQWVHDVREWASDDSAGTRCDDQQPLQESIEEMFLAVHHRKASLYNQTDNKIRQLQGRKLGEDKKKLFEKKSSCTMSRLQMRSASLRIRWKADSLWWKETVGQTV
- the LOC120544936 gene encoding uncharacterized protein LOC120544936 isoform X2, coding for MCQSAGQDEWRKARSHHLSCLLSCNVVPEKNCSHCTSPAIIRCRDCMPEEWLCTECDTHIHKKHTLHNRESCIGGIYKPIEPTVCCVKQDGGYTLVNQVCLLPTVRTVQLCTCDPATITESAGRAIIMVCINGRYDLHLPNLSCKLCLAQWTPDMSDLIRSGYWPASVNADTLFSVDVFTSFEELKTVAPSFSRQVFLEKRTCQFGRTAGRGICGASRWSAACETARRASKLDEEGIEVVVCRHRVLLKALNMYRGEIFAYPLFLQKELQTATNGQFFCTDIACKYWPYLEKLSVSMSELRPLLQMRPFLSVMHAKAHSTKNNLEWQKSRGCWYNCRGGGRNGKQLPLSLCPHNQVHDKIWNDMLTVHAIGWNRRKQDGLHLALSSRYVKTCEKAEAESQRLEDLSSQLGCPENMVHQWVHDVREWASDDSAGTRCDDQQPLQESIEEMFLAVHHRKASLYNQTDNKIRQLQGRKLGEDKKKLFEKKSSCTMSRLQMRSASLRIRWKADSLWWKETVGQTV
- the LOC120544936 gene encoding uncharacterized protein LOC120544936 isoform X4 is translated as MASVEHFTCSACTPNMIALCADGNRKQYRFRQSKGSEQPYFDGTFIAKEAEVQHFVEEIRSKMKSTAGRGICGASRWSAACETARRASKLDEEGIEVVVCRHRVLLKALNMYRGEIFAYPLFLQKELQTATNGQFFCTDIACKYWPYLEKLSVSMSELRPLLQMRPFLSVMHAKAHSTKSKIIWSGKNQEGAGTTAGEEVEMVNSYLCRCALTTKYMTKSARNDMLTVHAIGWNRRKQDGLHLALSSRYVKTCEKAEAESQRLEDLSSQLGCPENMVHQWVHDVREWASDDSAGTRCDDQQPLQESIEEMFLAVHHRKASLYNQTDNKIRQLQGRKLGEDKKKLFEKKSSCTMSRLQMRSASLRIRWKADSLWWKETVGQTV
- the LOC120544936 gene encoding uncharacterized protein LOC120544936 isoform X3, which codes for MCQSAGQDEWRKARSHHLSCLLSCNVVPEKNCSHCTSPAIIRCRDCMPEEWLCTECDTHIHKKHTLHNRESCIGGIYKPIEPTVCCVKQDGGYTLVNQVCLLPTVRTVQLCTCDPATITESAGRAIIMVCINGRYDLHLPNLSCKLCLAQWTPDMSDLIRSGYWPASVNADTLFSVDVFTSFEELKTVAPSFSRQVFLEKRTCQFGRTAGRGICGASRWSAACETARRASKLDEEGIEVVVCRHRVLLKALNMYRGEIFAYPLFLQKELQTATNGQFFCTDIACKYWPYLEKLSVSMSELRPLLQMRPFLSVMHAKAHSTKSKIIWSGKNQEGAGTTAGEEVEMVNSYLCRCALTTKYMTKSARNDMLTVHAIGWNRRKQDGLHLALSSRYVKTCEKAEAESQRLEDLSSQLGCPENMVHQWVHDVREWASDDSAGTRCDDQQPLQESIEEMFLAVHHRKASLYNQTGLVPSFSCFSQSAPD